Proteins encoded together in one Mycobacterium noviomagense window:
- a CDS encoding AAA family ATPase: protein MTPPRLTLTARLNTSPVDSRRGVVRLHPKAIAALGIREWDAVSLTGSRTTAAVAGIAGADTPVGTILLDDLTLSNAGLREDTQVIVAAVTVYGARSVTLSGSPLTTQSVAPATLRQALLGKVLTVGDAVSLLPRDLGPGTSASAGSRAAATALASAVGISWTSELLTVTGVDPAGPVSVQPNSSVSWGTGVPEAAQQPTVRPVSVDDLKGMHAQAAKLTEWLKLALDEPHLLQTLGADARLGVLVSGPGGVGKATLVRAVCGGRRLVELDGPEVGALAAEDRLKAVTSATASVRDNGGVLLITDIDALLPAAVEPVATLILAELRAAIATHGVAFIATSAVPDNLDTRLRGPDLCDRELVVPLPDAATRAAQLQALLQSVPTSNLDFDEIASRTPGFVVADLAALVREAALRAAARASADGKPPALTQDDLMGALQVIRPLSRSAEEVAVGSITLDDVGDMADTKQALTESMLWPLQHPDTFARLGIEPPRGVLLYGPPGCGKTFLVRALASTGQLSVHAVKGSELMDKWVGSSERAVRDLFRRARDSAPSLVFLDEVDALAPRRGQSFDSGVSDRVVAALLTELDGINPLRDVVVLGATNRPELIDPALLRPGRLERLVFVEPPDAAARRDILSTAGKSIPLAADVDIDTLAAELDGYSAADCVALLREAALAAMRRSIDAADVTVDDVAAAREKVRASLDPLQLESLRAFAASP from the coding sequence ATGACGCCCCCACGGCTGACGCTGACCGCTCGGCTGAACACCTCGCCGGTGGACTCCCGGCGCGGAGTCGTCAGGCTGCACCCGAAAGCTATTGCCGCCCTTGGCATTCGGGAATGGGATGCGGTGTCGTTGACCGGGTCGCGGACGACAGCGGCGGTCGCCGGCATAGCGGGAGCAGACACGCCGGTCGGCACGATCCTGCTCGACGACCTGACGCTGTCCAATGCCGGACTGCGCGAGGACACGCAGGTGATCGTCGCCGCGGTGACCGTGTATGGAGCGCGGTCGGTGACGCTGAGCGGCTCACCGCTGACCACCCAGTCCGTCGCCCCGGCCACGCTGCGGCAAGCCCTGCTGGGCAAGGTGCTCACAGTCGGCGACGCGGTATCGCTGCTGCCCCGCGATCTCGGGCCCGGCACCTCGGCTTCTGCCGGCAGCCGAGCGGCTGCCACTGCGCTGGCATCGGCAGTCGGTATCAGCTGGACCTCCGAGCTGCTCACCGTCACCGGCGTCGACCCGGCCGGGCCGGTGAGCGTGCAGCCTAACTCGTCGGTGAGCTGGGGAACCGGTGTGCCGGAAGCCGCCCAACAACCAACCGTTCGCCCCGTCAGCGTCGACGACCTCAAGGGCATGCACGCGCAGGCGGCCAAGCTGACCGAGTGGCTCAAGCTCGCGCTCGACGAGCCGCACCTGTTGCAGACCCTGGGCGCCGACGCCCGGCTCGGCGTGCTGGTGTCCGGTCCTGGGGGCGTGGGCAAGGCGACGCTGGTGCGCGCGGTATGCGGCGGTCGCCGGCTGGTGGAGCTGGACGGCCCGGAGGTCGGCGCGCTGGCCGCCGAAGACCGACTCAAAGCGGTGACGTCCGCGACCGCATCCGTCCGCGACAACGGCGGAGTCCTGCTGATCACCGACATCGACGCGCTGTTGCCAGCCGCCGTCGAGCCGGTGGCCACCTTGATCCTGGCCGAACTGCGCGCGGCGATCGCCACCCACGGTGTGGCGTTCATCGCCACCTCCGCCGTGCCGGACAACCTCGACACCAGGCTTCGGGGACCCGATCTGTGCGACCGGGAGCTCGTCGTTCCGCTGCCCGACGCCGCCACCCGCGCCGCACAACTGCAGGCGCTGCTGCAGTCGGTTCCGACAAGCAACCTCGACTTCGACGAAATCGCCAGCCGCACACCGGGATTTGTCGTAGCCGACCTGGCCGCATTGGTGCGTGAGGCCGCGCTGCGGGCAGCGGCGCGAGCCAGCGCCGACGGTAAACCGCCGGCCCTGACCCAAGACGACCTGATGGGCGCCTTGCAAGTGATCCGGCCGCTGTCCCGCTCGGCCGAAGAGGTGGCGGTCGGCAGCATCACGCTCGACGACGTCGGCGACATGGCCGACACCAAACAGGCGCTGACGGAGTCGATGCTGTGGCCGCTGCAGCACCCCGACACCTTCGCCCGGCTCGGCATCGAGCCGCCGCGCGGGGTGCTGCTCTATGGCCCACCGGGCTGCGGCAAGACGTTCCTGGTGCGCGCACTGGCCAGCACCGGGCAACTGTCCGTGCACGCCGTGAAAGGCTCCGAGCTGATGGACAAGTGGGTGGGCAGCAGCGAGCGAGCTGTTCGTGACTTGTTTCGCCGGGCCCGTGATTCGGCGCCCTCCCTGGTGTTCCTCGACGAGGTCGACGCGCTGGCGCCGCGGCGCGGCCAAAGCTTCGACAGCGGTGTCAGCGACCGGGTGGTGGCCGCGCTCCTGACCGAGCTCGACGGCATCAATCCGCTGCGCGACGTCGTCGTGCTGGGCGCCACCAACCGACCGGAGCTGATCGACCCCGCGCTGCTGCGACCGGGGCGGTTGGAGCGGCTGGTGTTCGTTGAGCCGCCGGACGCCGCGGCGCGCCGCGACATCCTGAGCACCGCGGGCAAGTCGATCCCGCTGGCCGCCGACGTCGACATCGACACCCTGGCCGCCGAGCTCGACGGCTACAGTGCCGCAGACTGTGTGGCCTTGCTGCGGGAGGCCGCGCTCGCCGCGATGCGACGCTCCATCGACGCCGCCGACGTCACCGTCGACGACGTGGCGGCCGCGCGGGAAAAGGTCCGGGCCTCACTGGATCCGCTTCAGCTCGAGTCGCTGCGCGCATTCGCCGCCTCGCCGTAG
- a CDS encoding LON peptidase substrate-binding domain-containing protein encodes MALGTEPVEVPMFPLESAFLPGDDLPLRIFEPRYVALVRDCMREDDPCFGVVLISRGREVGGGDTRCDVGALAGIVQCIDLGADRYGLRCRVGERIRVCDWLPDDPYPRAVVQVWPDEPGDPVSEIQLRELEDRVVALFERVATARGAPPADRETVLGYGEHGPRDVGERLYALASRLPIGPADRYAVLSAPSAAQRLAALGDAVDSVTAMVEFQLSE; translated from the coding sequence ATGGCCCTCGGCACGGAACCCGTTGAGGTGCCGATGTTTCCGCTGGAATCGGCGTTCCTGCCCGGCGATGACCTGCCGTTGCGGATCTTCGAGCCGCGCTATGTCGCGCTGGTGCGCGACTGCATGCGCGAGGACGATCCGTGCTTCGGTGTGGTGTTGATCTCCCGTGGCCGCGAGGTCGGCGGCGGTGACACCCGGTGCGACGTCGGCGCGCTGGCCGGCATTGTGCAGTGCATCGATTTGGGCGCGGATCGCTACGGTCTGCGGTGCCGGGTGGGTGAGCGGATCCGGGTGTGCGACTGGCTGCCCGACGACCCCTACCCGCGGGCGGTCGTGCAGGTCTGGCCCGACGAGCCGGGCGATCCGGTCAGCGAGATCCAGTTGCGTGAGCTCGAAGATCGGGTGGTGGCGCTGTTCGAACGAGTCGCCACCGCTCGTGGCGCGCCGCCCGCTGACCGCGAGACGGTGTTGGGTTATGGGGAGCACGGACCCCGCGATGTCGGTGAGCGACTGTACGCCTTGGCATCTCGGCTACCGATCGGCCCGGCCGACCGTTACGCTGTGCTGTCGGCGCCCTCGGCTGCGCAGCGGCTGGCGGCTCTGGGCGACGCCGTGGATTCCGTCACGGCGATGGTGGAGTTCCAGCTCTCGGAGTGA
- the pssA gene encoding CDP-diacylglycerol--serine O-phosphatidyltransferase, with protein sequence MTAKPRGRPSVNLRILPSSMSVLAICAGLTSIRFALQGQPHAAMALIVAAAILDGLDGRVARFFDAESRMGEEIDSLADAVNFGVAPAMVVYASLLSASPAGWVVVLLYAVSIVLRLARFNALLDDATLPAYTREFFVGMPAPAGAIAVLGPLAAKLQFGGGWWSSPWFVCAWVAACSLLVVSRLPMKKMHAVAVPPNLAALLLAVLAIVAAAAFLFPYVLVMVAIAAYLCHIPFSVRSHRWLAEHPEVWGERPKQRRAVRRAIRRAQPNRRSMARLGLRKPAGRT encoded by the coding sequence ATCACCGCCAAGCCCCGCGGCAGGCCGTCGGTCAACCTGCGCATCCTGCCCAGCTCGATGAGCGTGCTGGCGATCTGCGCGGGCCTCACGTCGATTCGGTTCGCGCTGCAAGGCCAGCCGCATGCCGCGATGGCGCTGATCGTCGCGGCCGCCATCCTCGACGGGCTGGACGGGCGGGTGGCGCGCTTCTTCGACGCCGAGTCGCGGATGGGCGAGGAGATCGACTCGCTGGCCGATGCGGTGAACTTCGGGGTGGCGCCGGCGATGGTGGTCTACGCATCGCTGCTGTCCGCATCGCCCGCGGGCTGGGTGGTGGTGTTGTTGTATGCGGTGTCGATCGTGCTGCGGCTGGCGCGGTTCAACGCGCTGCTCGACGACGCCACCCTGCCGGCCTACACCCGGGAGTTCTTCGTCGGCATGCCCGCCCCGGCCGGTGCGATCGCGGTGCTCGGGCCGCTGGCCGCCAAACTGCAGTTCGGCGGCGGCTGGTGGAGTTCCCCGTGGTTCGTCTGTGCCTGGGTGGCAGCGTGTTCCCTGCTGGTGGTCAGCCGGCTCCCTATGAAGAAGATGCATGCGGTTGCGGTGCCGCCGAACCTGGCCGCGCTGCTGCTGGCGGTGTTGGCGATCGTCGCCGCGGCCGCATTCCTGTTTCCCTACGTGTTGGTCATGGTGGCCATCGCGGCCTACCTGTGCCACATCCCGTTCTCGGTTCGCAGCCACCGCTGGCTGGCCGAGCATCCCGAGGTCTGGGGCGAGCGGCCCAAGCAGCGGCGCGCCGTGCGCCGGGCGATCCGCCGGGCCCAGCCCAACCGCCGCTCCATGGCGCGGCTGGGCCTGCGCAAGCCAGCCGGCCGGACATGA
- a CDS encoding SAM-dependent methyltransferase, whose protein sequence is MAERLRAIGGYAAARIKWFDEYFIAGANGIQQVVVLGAGLDTRAWGLPWVDGTVVYEIDQPKVLRFKSDTLSRRGSQPAVDYLAVPVDLRQDWPKTLRGVGFDPSAATAWCAEGLIPYLSAADQDLLFERVAGHSAPGRRLAVDTFSASFFDPEYLKRRSEKMRRLREASEANMSPAQDLWFIEGRLAVLTPRAGTPPSP, encoded by the coding sequence ATGGCCGAGCGGCTACGAGCGATCGGCGGATACGCCGCGGCGCGGATCAAGTGGTTCGACGAGTACTTCATCGCCGGCGCCAACGGCATCCAGCAGGTGGTCGTTCTGGGCGCGGGCCTGGATACCCGCGCCTGGGGGCTGCCGTGGGTGGACGGCACTGTCGTCTACGAGATCGACCAGCCCAAAGTGCTGCGGTTCAAGTCCGACACGCTGTCGAGGCGCGGCAGTCAACCCGCCGTCGACTACCTCGCGGTCCCGGTGGATCTACGGCAAGACTGGCCGAAGACATTGCGCGGGGTGGGTTTTGACCCATCGGCAGCGACGGCATGGTGTGCCGAAGGGCTGATCCCGTATTTGTCGGCGGCCGACCAGGATCTGCTGTTCGAGCGGGTCGCCGGTCACAGCGCGCCGGGCCGCCGGTTGGCCGTGGACACGTTCAGCGCCAGCTTTTTCGACCCCGAATACCTGAAGCGCCGCAGCGAGAAGATGCGCCGGCTACGCGAGGCGAGCGAGGCCAACATGTCGCCGGCGCAAGACTTGTGGTTCATCGAAGGCCGACTGGCAGTCCTCACTCCGAGAGCTGGAACTCCACCATCGCCGTGA
- a CDS encoding glutamate--cysteine ligase, whose amino-acid sequence MSLVPARPPASRSACRIDFAGSPRPTVGVEWEFALVDAQTRDLSNEATAVIAEIGENPRVHKELLRNTVEVVSGICDSTAQAMDDLRCTLQTARKIVRERGMELFCAGAHPFARWSAQKLTDAPRYAELIKRTQWWGRQMLIWGVHVHVGISSAHKVMPIMTALLQYYPHLLALSASSPWWSGEDTGYASNRAMMFQQLPTAGLPFHFQKWAEFEGFVYDQKKTGIIDHMDEIRWDIRPSPHKGTLEVRVCDGVPNLRELAALVALTHCLVVDLDRRLEAGETLPNMPPWHVQENKWRAARYGLDAIIILDANSNERLVTDDLVDVLNRLEPVAKSLHCADELAAVADIPRVGASYQRQRRVAEEHDGDLRAVVDALIGELDI is encoded by the coding sequence GTGTCATTAGTACCGGCTAGGCCGCCGGCCAGCAGGTCAGCCTGCCGTATCGACTTCGCCGGGTCACCCCGACCGACCGTCGGCGTGGAATGGGAGTTCGCGCTCGTCGACGCTCAGACCCGAGACCTGAGCAACGAAGCCACCGCGGTCATCGCCGAAATCGGCGAAAACCCAAGAGTGCACAAGGAATTACTGCGCAACACCGTCGAAGTCGTCAGCGGCATCTGCGACTCCACTGCGCAGGCGATGGACGATCTGCGCTGCACCTTGCAAACCGCGCGCAAAATCGTGCGCGAGCGCGGCATGGAGCTGTTCTGCGCGGGCGCTCACCCCTTCGCCCGGTGGTCCGCCCAGAAGCTCACCGACGCGCCTCGCTACGCCGAGCTGATCAAGCGCACCCAGTGGTGGGGCCGGCAGATGCTGATCTGGGGCGTGCACGTGCACGTCGGAATCTCCTCGGCGCACAAGGTGATGCCGATCATGACGGCCCTGCTGCAGTATTACCCGCACCTGTTGGCACTCTCGGCGTCTTCACCCTGGTGGAGCGGCGAGGACACCGGGTATGCCAGCAACCGGGCGATGATGTTTCAGCAGCTGCCCACCGCCGGTCTGCCGTTTCACTTTCAGAAGTGGGCCGAGTTCGAAGGCTTTGTCTACGACCAGAAGAAGACCGGAATCATCGACCACATGGACGAGATTCGGTGGGACATCAGGCCCTCACCCCATAAAGGCACACTCGAGGTGCGCGTCTGCGACGGGGTGCCCAACTTGCGTGAGCTGGCCGCGTTGGTGGCGTTGACGCATTGTCTGGTAGTCGATTTGGACCGCAGGCTCGAAGCCGGCGAGACGCTGCCGAACATGCCGCCCTGGCATGTGCAAGAGAACAAGTGGCGCGCGGCCCGCTACGGCCTGGACGCGATCATCATCCTCGACGCCAACAGCAACGAACGCCTGGTCACCGACGACCTGGTCGATGTGCTCAACCGCTTGGAGCCGGTGGCAAAGTCGTTGCACTGCGCCGACGAGCTGGCTGCGGTCGCCGACATCCCCCGGGTGGGGGCCTCTTATCAGCGGCAGCGCCGCGTTGCCGAAGAGCACGACGGTGACTTGCGGGCAGTGGTCGACGCGCTGATTGGCGAGCTGGACATCTGA